In Sinorhizobium mexicanum, one DNA window encodes the following:
- a CDS encoding malto-oligosyltrehalose synthase codes for MQPPKATYRLQFRNGMDFAKAVELVPHLVGLGISHLYASPIFSAVRGSTHGYDVIDFNEIEPALGGREGFSRLVHELNAQGLGIILDVVPNHMAASLDNEWWHSVIESGRSSAFADHFDIDWQSPLTLPFLGRSFEEELAAGNIRLALDRKRNCLALMYYDALYPLNPATYPAILRAANSALERICAIAAAAGPTGIAHLHSAVSSIVKASAVAAELDEFLEQLSADKDHLRRLHQMQAWRLTSWKTARDQLSYRRFFEIAGLIGMRVEDPSVFEDTHRLTLDLVQGGLVEGLRVDHIDGLADPEAYLHRLRQHAGNSTYIVVEKILGVNETLPQDWPVDGTTGYEFISALAELLTNEQSSARLSSEARRSAAEKAVLDCKLQLLSHNFNAEATRLARLAALIENNGGSSHPNGRIIEAVRRLIAALPIYRTYVSDRGVAERDGRILDEMELNALTAAPVAGAEIALIIAALKSRSGLANRKPQSEFRTRFQQLSGAVMAKAVEDTFFYRRTDYLAANEVGADPFWRPGGTDRFHEMMQDRARDMPNGLSATSTHDTKRGEDARARLYAVSEAPDVWTASVARWHDMNAARIRRSPGGGAPEASVEQFLYQSLLGIWPINSSFDEDEFSALRERLCGFAVKALREAKLRTSWESPDEYYETAVTAFLSDLLDLQNRTFFEDFGRAARPFIQAGLINSLSQTLVKLTAPGVPDVYQGSERLDVSLVDPDNRRPFSPHPSSPALPHVPTASTFEDCKQTLIGICLNHRRNRGSNLLMRGGYIPLQVRGPASRHAAAFMRHTENDFSITVVPRLIFRHTDGDRLSVLPGLWKDTCLVWPDGRDLMRLRNLATGDLVEPHHHLPVADVLRGFAVAFLVPA; via the coding sequence ATGCAGCCGCCCAAAGCAACCTACCGCCTGCAATTTCGAAACGGGATGGACTTCGCAAAAGCCGTGGAGTTGGTCCCCCATCTCGTCGGCCTCGGCATATCCCATCTGTACGCCTCGCCGATATTTTCCGCCGTGCGTGGCTCGACGCATGGCTACGACGTCATCGACTTTAACGAGATCGAGCCCGCACTGGGCGGTCGCGAGGGTTTCTCGCGGCTGGTCCACGAGTTGAACGCGCAAGGGCTTGGAATAATCCTGGACGTCGTCCCGAACCACATGGCTGCGAGCCTCGATAACGAATGGTGGCACAGCGTCATCGAATCGGGCCGTTCCAGTGCCTTCGCCGATCATTTTGACATCGACTGGCAGTCGCCTCTCACCTTACCCTTCCTGGGACGGTCTTTTGAGGAAGAGCTCGCCGCCGGCAACATCCGGCTCGCCCTCGACCGCAAGCGCAATTGCCTGGCGCTCATGTATTACGACGCGCTCTATCCGCTCAATCCGGCCACCTATCCGGCAATTCTGAGGGCAGCGAACTCCGCTCTCGAAAGGATCTGCGCCATTGCCGCAGCGGCCGGACCAACGGGTATCGCACATCTTCATTCGGCAGTTTCTTCGATTGTGAAGGCGTCCGCGGTCGCCGCCGAGCTCGACGAATTTCTCGAACAACTCTCCGCCGACAAGGATCATCTGCGGCGCCTGCATCAGATGCAGGCTTGGCGGCTTACGAGCTGGAAGACTGCGCGGGACCAGCTGAGCTATCGCCGGTTCTTCGAGATAGCCGGTCTCATCGGCATGCGAGTCGAAGATCCATCCGTTTTCGAGGACACCCATCGACTGACTCTGGACCTCGTCCAGGGGGGCTTGGTTGAAGGACTTCGGGTCGATCACATCGACGGTCTCGCCGATCCCGAAGCCTATCTTCACAGGCTGCGGCAGCACGCAGGCAACAGCACCTACATCGTCGTCGAGAAGATATTGGGAGTGAATGAAACGCTGCCGCAGGATTGGCCCGTCGACGGCACCACAGGCTACGAGTTCATCTCCGCCCTGGCCGAGCTTCTGACCAACGAGCAGTCTTCTGCCCGGCTTTCGAGCGAGGCACGAAGATCGGCGGCGGAAAAGGCGGTCCTCGATTGCAAGCTGCAGCTACTGAGCCACAATTTCAACGCCGAAGCCACGCGGCTCGCCAGACTTGCCGCGCTCATCGAAAACAACGGCGGCTCCTCGCATCCCAACGGCCGCATCATCGAAGCCGTTCGTCGGTTGATCGCAGCACTACCGATCTACCGGACCTATGTCAGCGACCGCGGCGTAGCCGAGCGCGACGGCCGCATCCTCGACGAAATGGAATTGAACGCTTTGACCGCAGCGCCGGTTGCCGGCGCCGAAATTGCCCTCATCATTGCCGCGCTGAAATCAAGGAGTGGCTTGGCGAATCGAAAACCGCAATCCGAGTTCCGTACGCGCTTTCAGCAATTGAGCGGCGCCGTCATGGCCAAGGCGGTCGAGGATACCTTCTTCTACAGAAGGACCGACTATCTCGCGGCGAATGAGGTGGGGGCCGATCCTTTCTGGAGACCGGGGGGCACCGACCGCTTTCATGAGATGATGCAGGATCGCGCCCGCGACATGCCAAACGGCCTGTCGGCAACGTCGACGCATGACACCAAGCGCGGTGAGGACGCACGTGCCCGTCTCTATGCGGTGAGCGAGGCACCGGACGTCTGGACAGCCTCGGTCGCGCGCTGGCACGACATGAATGCCGCACGGATCCGCCGTTCCCCGGGTGGCGGCGCGCCGGAAGCCTCGGTGGAGCAGTTCCTCTACCAGAGCCTGCTTGGCATCTGGCCTATCAACTCCTCTTTCGACGAAGACGAATTTTCCGCTTTACGCGAGCGTCTTTGCGGATTTGCCGTTAAGGCGCTCCGGGAAGCAAAACTCAGGACGAGTTGGGAGTCTCCGGATGAGTACTACGAAACGGCAGTGACGGCGTTTCTCTCTGACCTCCTCGATTTGCAGAACCGAACCTTTTTCGAAGACTTTGGGAGAGCGGCGAGGCCTTTCATCCAGGCCGGCTTGATCAACAGCCTCTCGCAAACCCTGGTCAAACTGACCGCACCGGGCGTTCCGGATGTTTATCAAGGCAGCGAGCGTCTCGACGTCAGCCTCGTCGATCCTGATAACCGCCGGCCTTTTTCACCACATCCGTCATCGCCCGCCCTTCCGCACGTGCCGACCGCGAGTACCTTCGAAGACTGCAAGCAAACGCTGATCGGAATATGCCTGAATCATCGTCGAAACAGGGGCTCGAATCTGCTGATGAGAGGCGGCTATATTCCCTTGCAAGTACGAGGCCCCGCCTCCCGCCACGCAGCCGCTTTCATGCGCCACACCGAGAACGACTTTTCAATCACGGTGGTCCCGCGCCTCATATTCCGCCATACGGACGGGGACCGGCTGTCCGTTCTCCCGGGCCTCTGGAAGGACACCTGTCTCGTATGGCCCGATGGCCGCGATCTCATGCGCTTGCGAAACCTCGCCACAGGCGACCTCGTCGAACCTCATCACCATCTTCCTGTGGCGGATGTGCTACGCGGCTTCGCCGTTGCCTTCCTTGTTCCGGCGTGA
- a CDS encoding quinone oxidoreductase family protein, which translates to MKAIQFRHFGPPEVLEIVDIPKRAPAEGEVLVRTRAIGVNFFEVLMREDRYAVTPELPMIPGVEVAGVVEAAGAGVSGTIIGSRVAVPMFAFGRGSGYAEYITIDAATLVPVPDVLPFETATALMIQGLTALHLIRQSPPKGKTILVTAAAGGVGSLLIQLAKSAGARSIVATASSDAKLELVRSLGADIGVDYSLPNWTAGLKETLNGRGIDIIYDLIGGPFTKAALDLLAPGGELVFGALGRFGLGSGEMEAMFSRNQSLHGFALLPLLTAAGLKADLADLFHQAEKGTLRVIDGGRFPLTRAADAHRALESRQTTGKIVLIS; encoded by the coding sequence ATGAAAGCGATTCAGTTCCGCCACTTCGGTCCGCCCGAGGTGCTTGAAATCGTTGATATCCCGAAGCGGGCGCCGGCAGAGGGGGAGGTTCTCGTCCGCACACGTGCCATCGGCGTGAATTTCTTCGAGGTGCTGATGCGAGAAGACCGTTATGCGGTGACGCCGGAACTGCCGATGATCCCCGGCGTCGAGGTCGCGGGTGTCGTCGAGGCCGCGGGCGCCGGCGTTTCCGGCACCATCATCGGCAGCCGGGTCGCCGTTCCCATGTTCGCCTTTGGCCGCGGCTCCGGTTACGCCGAATACATCACGATTGACGCTGCGACACTGGTGCCGGTTCCGGACGTCCTGCCGTTCGAGACGGCGACCGCGCTGATGATCCAGGGGCTGACTGCGTTGCACCTCATTCGCCAAAGTCCGCCAAAGGGAAAGACGATCCTGGTGACCGCTGCCGCAGGCGGCGTCGGTTCGCTGCTGATTCAACTGGCGAAGAGCGCGGGGGCCCGATCGATTGTGGCGACAGCAAGCTCCGATGCGAAGCTGGAACTGGTGCGCTCTCTCGGCGCCGACATCGGCGTCGACTACTCGCTGCCGAATTGGACGGCGGGCCTTAAGGAAACGCTCAACGGCAGAGGCATCGATATCATCTACGACCTGATCGGTGGCCCATTCACGAAAGCGGCGCTGGATCTGCTCGCGCCCGGCGGCGAACTGGTTTTCGGCGCCTTAGGCCGGTTCGGTCTCGGCTCGGGCGAGATGGAGGCGATGTTCTCGCGAAACCAGTCCTTGCACGGGTTCGCCCTGCTTCCTCTCCTGACAGCGGCCGGCTTGAAGGCCGATCTCGCCGATCTCTTCCATCAGGCCGAAAAGGGAACGCTCAGGGTGATCGACGGCGGGCGTTTTCCGCTCACGCGGGCCGCCGATGCGCACCGGGCGCTCGAGAGCCGGCAAACAACCGGGAAGATCGTGCTGATCTCTTGA
- a CDS encoding winged helix-turn-helix transcriptional regulator, translated as MVEIMKRLPVLPSERALKVISGRWKAVILYHLFDAPKRLSELKRLVPAVSQKVLIQQLREMEEHGLVHREIFREVPPRVEYSATALGLSLEPVLLALCEWGQRHAAELNELDHLADCVIRPRSSVQSESDD; from the coding sequence ATGGTCGAGATCATGAAAAGATTGCCGGTTCTGCCCTCCGAACGCGCCCTGAAGGTGATCTCCGGGCGCTGGAAGGCCGTCATCCTCTATCACCTGTTCGACGCGCCAAAGCGGCTATCCGAGCTCAAGAGACTGGTGCCCGCCGTCAGTCAAAAGGTTCTGATCCAGCAACTCCGCGAGATGGAGGAGCATGGTCTTGTTCATCGGGAGATCTTTCGCGAGGTCCCGCCGCGCGTGGAATATTCGGCGACAGCACTCGGCCTCAGCCTCGAACCCGTACTGCTTGCGCTCTGCGAATGGGGTCAGCGCCACGCGGCGGAGCTGAATGAGCTCGACCATCTTGCGGATTGCGTCATCAGGCCTCGGTCCAGCGTACAGAGCGAGAGCGACGATTGA
- the xdhC gene encoding xanthine dehydrogenase accessory protein XdhC: protein MPATREDIRAFLNREAACVLVEVAVAAGSTPRDTDAWMLVSKDRTFGTIGGGQLEYMAIDHARKLLQGASADHALTIPLGPEIGQCCGGRVALAFKTIDKETRAALIERSESEIARRPHVYVFGAGHVGDALAMALSLVPLRTILIDTREHELSAVDVPGIETCLTAMPEAVVRDAPAGSAFVILTHDHALDFLIAAEALGREDACYVGMIGSKTKRATFKSWLSREIRRPELLDRLVCPIGGTTVKDKRPAVIAALAAAEIMTAALNHDHPKDGLPSRKSGKPVRA, encoded by the coding sequence ATGCCGGCGACCAGAGAGGATATCCGGGCTTTCCTGAACCGAGAAGCGGCGTGCGTCCTCGTCGAGGTGGCAGTCGCAGCCGGCTCGACCCCTCGCGATACCGATGCCTGGATGCTCGTCTCGAAAGACCGCACCTTCGGCACGATCGGCGGCGGCCAGCTGGAATACATGGCGATCGATCACGCTCGAAAGCTCCTCCAGGGAGCGAGCGCTGATCATGCGCTGACGATCCCGCTCGGCCCGGAGATCGGCCAATGCTGTGGCGGTCGCGTGGCGCTCGCCTTTAAGACGATCGACAAGGAAACCCGTGCGGCACTGATCGAGCGCAGCGAAAGCGAGATCGCGCGTCGCCCGCACGTCTATGTCTTCGGCGCAGGCCATGTCGGCGATGCGCTCGCAATGGCGCTTTCGCTGGTGCCGCTTCGCACCATCCTCATCGATACGCGCGAGCACGAGCTTTCGGCTGTCGATGTGCCCGGGATCGAGACCTGCCTCACGGCAATGCCGGAGGCGGTCGTGCGCGACGCTCCGGCGGGAAGTGCGTTCGTTATTCTCACCCATGACCATGCGCTGGATTTCCTGATTGCCGCCGAAGCGCTCGGCCGCGAGGATGCCTGCTACGTCGGCATGATCGGCTCGAAGACCAAGCGCGCCACGTTCAAGAGCTGGCTTTCACGGGAAATAAGACGCCCGGAGCTCCTCGACAGGCTGGTCTGTCCGATCGGTGGGACGACCGTCAAGGACAAGCGGCCGGCCGTCATCGCAGCGCTGGCCGCCGCCGAAATCATGACGGCTGCCCTGAACCATGATCACCCGAAGGACGGTCTCCCGTCGCGTAAATCCGGAAAGCCGGTCAGGGCGTGA
- the xdhB gene encoding xanthine dehydrogenase molybdopterin binding subunit, with translation MNVMQPIDRIRGGVHEKEKHESGHKHVSGTAEYIDDIPEPAGTLHAYLGLSARAHAEILSIDFADVSASAGVVGILKADDIPGENDISPAHKHDDPVFATGKVEFHGQPIFAVIATSRDAARRAAAKVKIDYRDLPHVTDVQEAVTANYPLVIDPLKLERGDIDAGFAKAKNVVQGEMRIGGQDHFYLEGHISFAIPGEDDEVTVYASTQHPSETQHMVAQVLGVPSNAVTVNVRRMGGGFGGKETQANLFAAVAAMAARKYRRAVKIRPDRDDDMTATGKRHDFHVDYKIGFDDDGRIEAVDAVFAARCGFSADLSGPVTDRALFHADNCYFYPNVRLRSRPMKTNTVSNTAFRGFGGPQGMVGGERMIEDIAYTLGKDPLEIRKLNFYGGEGRNLTPYHQKVEDNIIGRIIEELETSADYAARREAVLAFNRENHVIKRGIALTPVKFGISFTKTEYNQAGALVHVYTDGSIHLNHGGTEMGQGLYTKVAQVVADEFQVDLDRIKVTATSTGKVPNTSATAASSGSDLNGMAAANAAQQIKARLVSFATERYGVSEADVAFEPNVVRIGSERVSFPDFINMAYAARVQLSAAGFYKTPKIHWNRSEGRGRPFYYYAYGASCSEVSIDTLTGEYQVDRTDIIHDVGKSLNPALDLGQVEGAFVQGMGWLTTEELWWDAKGRLRTHAPSTYKIPLASDRPRVFNVRLAEWSVNREETIRRSKAVGEPPFMLGISVLEAISMAAASVVEYRIPPRIDAPATPERVLMAIERLRGQARR, from the coding sequence ATGAATGTGATGCAGCCCATCGACCGCATCCGCGGTGGCGTTCACGAGAAGGAAAAGCACGAGTCCGGCCACAAGCATGTCTCGGGCACAGCCGAATATATCGACGACATCCCCGAGCCCGCCGGGACATTGCACGCCTATCTCGGCCTGTCCGCCCGGGCGCACGCGGAAATCCTGTCGATCGACTTTGCGGATGTGAGCGCCAGCGCCGGCGTCGTCGGCATTCTGAAGGCGGACGACATTCCGGGCGAGAACGACATCAGTCCCGCGCACAAGCATGACGATCCGGTTTTTGCGACCGGCAAGGTCGAGTTTCACGGCCAGCCGATCTTCGCCGTGATTGCCACGTCACGCGATGCGGCGCGGCGGGCGGCTGCAAAGGTCAAGATCGACTATCGCGACTTGCCGCATGTCACGGACGTTCAGGAGGCCGTGACGGCGAACTATCCGCTGGTGATCGATCCGCTGAAGCTCGAACGCGGCGACATCGACGCCGGCTTCGCCAAGGCGAAGAACGTCGTTCAGGGCGAAATGCGGATCGGCGGCCAGGATCATTTCTACCTGGAAGGCCATATTTCCTTCGCGATCCCCGGCGAGGACGACGAAGTAACCGTCTACGCCTCGACCCAGCATCCGAGCGAGACGCAGCATATGGTGGCCCAAGTGCTGGGCGTGCCTTCCAACGCCGTGACGGTAAATGTCCGGCGCATGGGTGGCGGCTTCGGCGGCAAGGAGACGCAGGCGAATCTCTTTGCCGCGGTCGCTGCCATGGCGGCGCGGAAGTACCGCCGTGCCGTCAAGATCCGCCCCGACCGGGACGATGACATGACGGCGACCGGCAAGCGCCACGATTTCCACGTCGACTACAAGATCGGCTTTGACGACGACGGCCGGATAGAGGCGGTCGACGCGGTCTTTGCCGCGCGGTGTGGCTTCTCGGCGGACCTCTCCGGTCCGGTGACGGACCGCGCGCTTTTCCACGCCGACAACTGCTATTTCTATCCGAACGTCCGGCTGCGCTCGCGGCCGATGAAGACCAACACGGTGTCAAACACCGCCTTCCGTGGCTTCGGCGGACCGCAGGGCATGGTCGGCGGCGAGCGGATGATCGAGGATATCGCGTACACGCTCGGCAAGGATCCGCTCGAGATCCGCAAGCTCAACTTCTATGGTGGCGAGGGCCGCAACCTGACGCCCTATCACCAGAAGGTGGAAGACAACATCATCGGGCGCATCATCGAGGAACTGGAAACGTCGGCGGATTATGCCGCCCGGCGTGAGGCCGTTCTCGCTTTCAACCGCGAGAACCACGTGATCAAGCGCGGTATCGCGCTGACGCCGGTGAAGTTCGGCATCTCCTTCACCAAGACGGAATACAACCAGGCCGGCGCTCTGGTCCATGTCTACACCGACGGCTCGATCCATCTGAACCACGGCGGCACCGAGATGGGGCAGGGGCTTTACACCAAGGTCGCCCAGGTCGTGGCGGACGAGTTCCAGGTCGACCTCGACCGCATCAAGGTGACCGCGACCTCCACCGGTAAGGTGCCGAACACATCGGCGACCGCCGCCTCGTCCGGCTCGGACCTGAACGGCATGGCGGCCGCCAATGCGGCCCAGCAGATCAAGGCGCGGCTCGTCAGTTTTGCGACGGAACGCTATGGCGTCAGCGAAGCGGATGTCGCTTTCGAGCCGAATGTGGTGCGGATCGGCAGCGAGCGCGTGTCCTTCCCCGATTTCATAAACATGGCCTATGCGGCGCGCGTTCAGCTGTCCGCCGCCGGGTTCTACAAGACGCCGAAGATCCACTGGAACCGCTCCGAAGGCCGCGGCCGTCCGTTCTACTACTACGCTTACGGCGCGTCCTGCTCGGAGGTCAGCATCGACACGCTGACCGGCGAATACCAGGTCGATCGCACTGACATCATCCACGATGTCGGCAAGTCGCTCAATCCGGCGCTCGACCTCGGGCAGGTCGAGGGCGCCTTCGTGCAGGGCATGGGCTGGCTGACGACGGAAGAACTGTGGTGGGATGCCAAGGGGCGGCTGCGCACCCATGCGCCTTCCACCTACAAGATCCCGCTCGCCTCCGACCGGCCACGTGTCTTCAACGTGCGTCTGGCGGAATGGTCGGTCAACCGGGAGGAAACGATCCGCCGCTCCAAGGCCGTCGGCGAACCGCCCTTCATGTTGGGTATTTCCGTTCTCGAAGCTATATCCATGGCAGCGGCGAGCGTTGTGGAATATCGAATCCCGCCGCGCATCGACGCACCGGCGACCCCCGAGCGCGTGTTGATGGCCATCGAGCGTCTGCGCGGGCAGGCACGGAGATAA
- the xdhA gene encoding xanthine dehydrogenase small subunit → MMTEIRNTIRFLLNDRLVELADVSPVQTLLDFLRIDRSLRGTKEGCAEGDCGACTVLVGRLLGGQLRYESINACIRFVGSLDGCHVVTVDALAQPNGPLHPVQQAMVDTHASQCGFCTPGFVMSLYGLWMEKPKPSVQEIEKALQGNLCRCTGYAAIIRAAEAISSIGEVGKDPLVTERENIGRQLAALQDGRRVVIGNEAERFVLPASVEDFAAVFEADPKATIVAGSTDVGLWVTKFMRDIAPVVHISHLEELRRISVDGEGITLGAGVSYTEAFPVIVEHFPQLRELWDRIGGQQVRNMGTVGGNIANGSPIGDTPPALIALGASVTLRKGARRRTLPLEAFFVEYGKQDREPGEFVETVRIPFLDEGIRFAVYKVTKRLDEDISAVCGAFCASLDDQGKVAEATIAFGGMAGTPKRASKVEAVLEGADWNDATIEAAVAAFAEDFTPLTDWRASAEYRMLVAKNLLRRFYLETQEAGHVRLDRAIAVAV, encoded by the coding sequence ATGATGACTGAAATCCGCAACACGATCCGCTTCTTGCTGAATGACCGGCTCGTCGAACTTGCAGACGTTTCGCCGGTCCAGACCCTGCTCGATTTCCTGCGCATTGACCGCAGTCTGCGCGGAACCAAGGAAGGCTGCGCCGAGGGCGACTGCGGTGCCTGCACCGTGCTGGTCGGTCGGCTTCTTGGCGGTCAGTTGAGATACGAATCCATCAACGCCTGCATCCGCTTCGTCGGTTCGCTCGACGGCTGCCATGTCGTCACCGTCGACGCACTGGCTCAGCCGAACGGTCCGCTTCACCCGGTGCAGCAGGCGATGGTCGACACGCACGCCTCGCAGTGCGGCTTCTGCACGCCGGGCTTCGTCATGTCGCTCTACGGCCTCTGGATGGAAAAACCGAAGCCGAGCGTTCAGGAGATCGAAAAGGCGCTGCAGGGCAATCTCTGTCGCTGCACCGGCTACGCCGCGATCATCCGTGCGGCGGAAGCGATTTCATCGATCGGGGAGGTCGGAAAGGATCCGCTCGTCACGGAGCGTGAAAATATCGGCAGGCAACTTGCCGCGCTCCAGGATGGCCGCCGCGTCGTGATCGGCAACGAGGCTGAACGCTTCGTGCTGCCGGCCTCTGTCGAAGACTTCGCTGCCGTCTTCGAAGCCGACCCGAAGGCGACGATTGTCGCGGGCTCGACCGACGTCGGTCTCTGGGTAACGAAGTTCATGCGCGACATCGCGCCGGTGGTGCACATCTCGCATCTCGAAGAACTGCGCCGGATTTCCGTCGACGGCGAAGGCATCACGCTCGGGGCCGGTGTCAGCTATACCGAAGCCTTTCCGGTGATCGTGGAACACTTTCCGCAACTGCGCGAACTGTGGGACCGGATCGGCGGGCAGCAGGTGCGCAACATGGGCACCGTTGGCGGCAACATCGCCAACGGCTCGCCGATCGGCGACACGCCGCCGGCTCTGATCGCGCTTGGCGCATCGGTGACGCTGCGCAAGGGCGCACGGCGCCGGACCCTGCCGCTCGAAGCCTTCTTCGTCGAATACGGCAAGCAGGATCGCGAACCCGGCGAATTTGTCGAAACGGTGCGCATTCCGTTCCTCGACGAAGGAATCCGCTTTGCCGTCTACAAGGTGACGAAGCGCCTCGACGAAGACATTTCCGCCGTTTGCGGTGCCTTTTGCGCGTCTCTCGATGACCAAGGCAAGGTCGCCGAAGCGACCATCGCCTTCGGCGGAATGGCCGGCACGCCGAAGCGTGCCTCGAAGGTGGAGGCGGTGCTCGAAGGAGCGGACTGGAACGATGCGACGATTGAAGCCGCCGTCGCTGCGTTTGCCGAGGATTTCACGCCTTTGACCGATTGGCGCGCCTCGGCCGAATACCGCATGCTCGTGGCGAAGAACCTGCTCCGCCGCTTTTACCTGGAAACGCAGGAGGCCGGGCACGTCCGGCTCGATCGCGCCATCGCCGTCGCGGTTTAG
- the uraH gene encoding hydroxyisourate hydrolase: MQSQGGNAGRLTTHVLDTASGKPAGNLRIDLYRFDGERAQHLVSARTNDDGRCDQPLLAGERMESGTYELRFHAGEYLGPAAERGANPFLDVIPIRFGIADQAAHYHVPLLLSPYGYSTYRGS, encoded by the coding sequence ATGCAATCTCAAGGTGGAAACGCCGGGCGCCTGACGACCCATGTGCTGGACACGGCAAGCGGCAAACCGGCCGGCAACCTGCGCATCGACCTCTACCGGTTCGATGGCGAGCGGGCGCAGCATCTCGTCTCCGCGAGGACGAATGACGATGGCCGCTGTGACCAGCCGCTGCTCGCCGGCGAACGTATGGAAAGCGGGACCTACGAACTGCGTTTCCACGCCGGCGAATATCTCGGCCCCGCCGCAGAGCGCGGTGCAAATCCCTTCCTCGACGTCATCCCGATCCGCTTCGGGATCGCCGACCAGGCGGCGCATTATCATGTGCCGCTCCTGCTTTCGCCCTATGGCTATTCGACCTACCGCGGGAGCTGA
- the puuE gene encoding allantoinase PuuE, producing the protein MRYPRDLHGHGPHPRAVWPDGARMAVQFVINYEEGGENCVLHGDAASEAFLSEIVGAQAWPGQRHWNMESIYEYGARAGFWRLHRLFTDRDVPATVYGVATALKRSPAQVAAMQEAGWEIASHGLKWIEHKDFSLERERAEIAEAIRLHTIVTGERPRGWYTGRCSENTLDLVTEAAGFDYVSDSYADDLPYWHERGSRHQLVIPYTLDTNDMRFATAQGFNSGDQFFSYLKDSFDVLYAEGAAGSPKMMSIGLHCRLAGRPGRIAALARFLDYVRGHEKVWLARRIDIARYWAQAYPFQPNGDRPSRLSEEAFIARFGGVFEHSKWIAKRAFADELSPANDTAIGLHAALVHAFRSATEEERLAVLNAHPDLAGKLAQAKRLTESSTNEQASAGLDALTDSERERFTTLNSAYVEKFGFPFIMAVKGRRKDEILAAFENRIGNDREAEFETACRQVERIALLRLQDMLPK; encoded by the coding sequence ATGAGATACCCCCGCGATCTTCACGGCCATGGCCCACATCCCCGAGCCGTCTGGCCGGACGGAGCGCGGATGGCCGTCCAGTTCGTCATCAATTACGAGGAGGGTGGCGAAAACTGCGTGCTGCATGGCGATGCGGCATCGGAGGCCTTTCTGTCGGAGATCGTCGGTGCCCAGGCTTGGCCGGGCCAGCGCCACTGGAACATGGAGTCGATCTACGAATATGGCGCGCGCGCCGGATTCTGGCGCCTGCATCGCCTGTTCACGGATCGCGACGTGCCCGCCACCGTCTATGGCGTGGCAACGGCGCTCAAGCGCTCACCCGCTCAGGTCGCGGCTATGCAGGAGGCCGGTTGGGAGATTGCCTCGCACGGGCTGAAATGGATCGAGCACAAGGATTTCAGCCTTGAAAGGGAGCGCGCCGAAATTGCCGAGGCGATCCGCCTCCATACGATCGTCACTGGCGAGCGGCCGCGCGGCTGGTACACCGGCCGCTGTTCGGAAAACACGCTCGATCTCGTGACTGAGGCCGCCGGCTTCGACTATGTCTCCGACTCCTATGCCGACGACCTTCCCTACTGGCATGAGCGCGGCAGCAGGCACCAGCTCGTCATTCCCTACACGCTCGACACCAACGACATGCGCTTTGCGACAGCGCAGGGCTTCAACAGCGGCGACCAGTTCTTCAGCTATCTGAAGGATAGCTTCGATGTTCTTTATGCCGAAGGCGCCGCCGGTTCGCCGAAAATGATGAGCATCGGGCTTCACTGCCGCCTCGCCGGCCGGCCGGGCCGGATCGCCGCGCTCGCCCGGTTCCTCGATTATGTGAGGGGGCATGAGAAGGTCTGGCTTGCCCGCCGCATCGACATCGCCCGCTACTGGGCTCAAGCTTATCCTTTCCAGCCCAATGGCGACCGTCCTTCCCGGCTTTCCGAAGAGGCCTTCATTGCCCGTTTCGGCGGCGTCTTCGAACATTCGAAGTGGATTGCCAAACGCGCCTTCGCCGATGAACTTTCCCCCGCCAACGACACGGCGATCGGCCTTCACGCCGCGCTCGTCCACGCCTTTCGCAGCGCGACGGAAGAGGAGCGGCTGGCGGTTCTCAATGCGCACCCGGATCTTGCCGGCAAGCTTGCCCAGGCCAAGCGCCTGACCGAGAGCTCCACCAACGAACAGGCTTCGGCCGGGCTCGACGCGCTGACGGATAGCGAGCGTGAGCGGTTCACGACCCTCAACAGCGCCTATGTCGAAAAGTTCGGCTTCCCCTTCATCATGGCAGTCAAGGGTCGGCGCAAGGACGAGATCCTCGCCGCCTTCGAAAACCGGATCGGCAACGACCGCGAAGCCGAATTCGAGACCGCATGTCGCCAGGTGGAAAGGATCGCGCTCCTCCGCCTGCAGGACATGCTGCCAAAATAA